The DNA sequence AATGCGTGAGCATTCTCTTTATGTGGTGCATCGGCTGGAATTGCCATCAAATCAAACCAAGCTAATGCGCCTTGTTTAGGAATAACGTATTCAATTTCAACACCGTTATCTGCTTCAGCAGCACGATCTGATGCTTGTAATACATCGCCTGACCACCCCACAGCAACACAAATATCTCCATTCGCTAAGTCGTTAATGTACTGCGAAGAGTGGAAATAAGTGATGTAAGGACGAACCGATTTTAACAGTTTGAAGGCTTCAGAGTCATCTTTATAATCTTTAATATCTACACTGTTAGGATCTTCGCCTAAGTAATGCAAAGCTGCCGCAAATAGTTCAGTAGGTGCATTTAAAAATGCGACGCCACACTGTTGCAGTTTCTCCATGTTTTCAGGCTTGAAAACTAAATCCCAGCTATCTAGAGGTGCATCATCACCCAGAACTTCTTTTACCTTATTAACGTTATAACCTAGCCCGGTAGTTCCCCAAAGGTAAGGGACCGCATATTCGTTACCTGGGTCGGATGTTTCATCTAACATTGACATGATTTTAGGATCTAAGTTGCTGTAATTAGGTAACTTAGACTTATCCAGTTTGATAAACGCGCCAGCTTGTACTTGGCGAGCTAGGAAGTCTGATGTCGGTACCACTAAATCAAAACCGGTTGAACCTGAAAGTATTTTCGCTTCGAGTACTTCATTCGAGTCGAAAACATCATAAACCACTTTAATGCCGGTT is a window from the Agarivorans sp. TSD2052 genome containing:
- a CDS encoding extracellular solute-binding protein, with the translated sequence MNKATLKFTLASILTATAMNLQAAEEKVLNVYNWSDYIADDTIAQFEAETGIKVVYDVFDSNEVLEAKILSGSTGFDLVVPTSDFLARQVQAGAFIKLDKSKLPNYSNLDPKIMSMLDETSDPGNEYAVPYLWGTTGLGYNVNKVKEVLGDDAPLDSWDLVFKPENMEKLQQCGVAFLNAPTELFAAALHYLGEDPNSVDIKDYKDDSEAFKLLKSVRPYITYFHSSQYINDLANGDICVAVGWSGDVLQASDRAAEADNGVEIEYVIPKQGALAWFDLMAIPADAPHKENAHAFINFLLQPKVIAEVSNYVWYANPTPASKEFIDPEIIGHPGIYPTDETLAKLYGSKVMPAKVSRTMTRSWTKFLQN